A genome region from Marinifilum sp. JC120 includes the following:
- a CDS encoding response regulator, translating to MKDSLRFKISIGTGLILMLFFFILGYYIVDSQKRQLEDSLYEHGNRIASLAARSCAEYLPRFSFFLVEDLALSIEQSPQVAFCEIFNREGNPILQSGNIVSKSHTFKNKPSYGTDVLIVSRPIINGNENIGRVEIGMKLDQVRSEIRENTISLTILFSACMLCTIIALDAFFQRILISPLRILANNTRKIARRKFVTVNVGSRMDEIGILALNFNHMSRNLENLYKNLEVNVQERTHELESANHKLVKAIAKSEAMAVEAAKGTRAKSQFLAAMSHEIRTPMNAILGMAEVLTDSQLDDGQKRFVEILQESGESLLHLINEILDLSKIEAGEIAFEKKNFNLDRIIGKAFKVTGHAGHGKGLELAYNIKRDVPEQLMGDPSRLQQIFVNLIGNAIKFTERGYVVVEASLPQTHMTDGSRSLMIHLAVRDSGIGIEDDKLDSIFDRFTQADSSTTRKYGGTGLGLSICKSLCEAMGGKIWLESRKGFGTTIHMEMPFEKDPRISIESSPLRGKSILIINDQDYSRQALAIRISTRTKRISKAQSMEEGRSYIENSLKSNTPYDIVIVRGGIHGWKRQQTLDQLRDMEIDEKKIIMISTVGQDNIKEFHGSVLLAPLDMYSLENAAKNILSKKTELHPIPTQPSGKMRPLDILLIEDNKANCLLIQLFFKDLPHNLRIAHNGEEGFGEASAQSFDLIFMDIEMPIMDGYECTKRIRNWEIRAEKKPSVIIALTAHALTEAKEKILKAGCDSFLTKPISKDKIISTINEFCNPYFS from the coding sequence ATGAAAGACAGCTTAAGATTTAAAATATCCATAGGCACAGGCCTGATCTTGATGCTGTTCTTTTTCATACTGGGCTACTATATTGTAGACTCCCAGAAAAGACAGCTTGAAGACAGCCTCTATGAACACGGCAACCGCATTGCTTCACTGGCTGCCCGCTCTTGCGCAGAGTACCTGCCCAGATTCAGCTTTTTTCTGGTGGAAGATCTTGCCTTATCCATTGAACAGTCTCCACAAGTGGCCTTCTGCGAAATATTCAATCGCGAAGGTAACCCCATTCTGCAATCAGGTAATATTGTATCCAAATCCCATACCTTTAAAAACAAACCTTCCTACGGAACCGATGTACTGATTGTCTCCAGACCGATCATCAACGGAAATGAAAATATCGGAAGGGTTGAAATTGGTATGAAGCTGGATCAGGTCAGAAGTGAAATCCGCGAAAACACGATCAGCCTGACCATCTTGTTCAGCGCGTGCATGCTCTGCACCATTATCGCGTTGGATGCATTTTTCCAGCGCATCCTGATCTCCCCGCTGCGCATTCTGGCTAACAACACCAGAAAAATTGCCCGCCGCAAATTCGTTACTGTGAACGTAGGTTCCCGCATGGATGAAATCGGGATTCTTGCCTTAAATTTCAACCACATGAGCCGCAATCTGGAAAACCTCTATAAAAACCTTGAGGTTAATGTACAGGAGCGAACCCATGAACTGGAAAGCGCAAACCACAAATTAGTCAAAGCCATTGCCAAATCGGAAGCCATGGCCGTAGAAGCTGCCAAAGGAACCCGCGCCAAATCTCAGTTTCTGGCTGCCATGAGCCATGAGATACGCACCCCTATGAACGCAATTCTAGGCATGGCTGAAGTTCTTACTGATTCACAGCTGGATGACGGACAGAAAAGATTTGTGGAAATATTACAGGAATCCGGAGAATCCCTGCTCCACCTGATCAATGAGATTCTCGATTTGAGCAAAATCGAAGCTGGGGAAATAGCCTTTGAGAAAAAAAATTTCAACCTTGACCGGATCATCGGCAAAGCCTTCAAAGTCACAGGTCATGCCGGACATGGAAAAGGTCTGGAGTTGGCATACAACATCAAACGTGATGTGCCCGAACAACTTATGGGCGACCCTTCACGCTTGCAGCAGATCTTCGTCAATCTCATCGGCAATGCCATCAAGTTTACGGAACGAGGCTACGTTGTTGTAGAAGCTTCTCTTCCCCAAACCCATATGACCGACGGTTCCCGCTCCTTGATGATTCACTTAGCGGTCAGAGACAGTGGAATCGGCATTGAAGATGACAAACTGGACTCAATTTTCGACCGCTTCACTCAGGCAGACTCTTCCACCACCCGCAAATACGGCGGAACCGGACTGGGACTTTCCATATGCAAATCCCTATGTGAAGCCATGGGCGGGAAAATATGGCTCGAAAGCCGCAAAGGGTTCGGCACCACTATCCATATGGAAATGCCTTTTGAAAAAGACCCGCGAATTTCCATTGAAAGCTCCCCCCTGCGCGGCAAATCCATTCTGATCATCAACGATCAGGACTATTCGCGGCAGGCGCTTGCCATACGGATAAGTACAAGGACCAAAAGAATCAGCAAAGCCCAGAGCATGGAGGAAGGCCGCAGCTACATTGAAAACAGCCTGAAATCGAACACTCCATACGATATAGTTATTGTCCGGGGTGGAATCCACGGCTGGAAACGTCAACAGACCTTGGATCAATTAAGGGATATGGAGATCGACGAGAAAAAAATTATTATGATCTCCACCGTGGGGCAAGACAATATTAAAGAGTTCCACGGCAGTGTTCTGCTGGCTCCTCTTGATATGTATTCTCTTGAAAATGCAGCTAAGAATATCTTGAGCAAGAAAACGGAGCTTCACCCCATTCCAACTCAACCTTCAGGAAAAATGCGTCCTCTGGATATCCTTCTGATCGAAGACAATAAGGCCAACTGCCTGCTGATCCAACTTTTTTTCAAAGACCTGCCCCACAACCTTAGAATAGCCCATAACGGAGAAGAAGGATTCGGAGAGGCCAGCGCACAGAGCTTTGACCTAATTTTCATGGATATTGAAATGCCCATTATGGACGGTTATGAGTGTACCAAGCGAATTCGGAATTGGGAGATTCGGGCAGAAAAGAAGCCGAGCGTAATTATTGCGCTTACCGCCCATGCTCTGACCGAAGCCAAGGAAAAGATACTTAAAGCCGGATGCGACTCATTCCTGACCAAGCCCATATCCAAAGACAAAATTATCAGCACCATTAACGAATTCTGCAACCCGTATTTCAGTTAG
- a CDS encoding DMT family transporter: protein MTSFESRKDIIPVLAILSAVLLWGSSFAAMKHLVGSMNPWAVMWMRTGIATLVLTPFTSRLAGPVKNGKDKFALALMALFMPCLYFLSESYALTYTTATQAGLISASLPLMVSAGAGFFFKEKTTPAGWIGLGLSMFGVAVLSLSGSPSGNGSNPALGNMLELLAMGCAAGYMLLVKRLSAHYGPWTLTAVQNSAGCIFFLPGLYLLLRDGLGSDPLHVLMVAGYLGAFVTLGAFGLYNVGMSRLPAGKASAFINLVPAIAAFFGWLLLDETLNFTQLIASAIIFAGVGLAQSGGKINVKLLANFPRKAFLKYKN from the coding sequence ATGACCAGCTTTGAATCCCGTAAAGATATAATCCCCGTACTCGCCATACTGAGCGCAGTGCTGCTCTGGGGCAGTTCGTTTGCAGCCATGAAACATCTCGTGGGCAGCATGAACCCATGGGCAGTTATGTGGATGCGCACAGGTATAGCCACCCTTGTGCTTACCCCTTTTACCTCCCGGCTGGCCGGACCTGTCAAAAACGGAAAGGATAAGTTTGCACTGGCCCTGATGGCCCTGTTCATGCCCTGCCTCTATTTCCTTTCCGAATCCTATGCCCTGACCTACACCACTGCCACGCAGGCCGGACTCATTTCCGCCTCCCTGCCGTTGATGGTCTCAGCTGGAGCCGGATTCTTTTTCAAAGAAAAAACAACACCCGCCGGATGGATAGGGCTAGGCCTCTCCATGTTCGGAGTGGCTGTCCTGAGCTTAAGCGGCAGCCCTTCGGGCAACGGCTCCAACCCGGCTCTGGGCAATATGCTGGAACTGCTCGCCATGGGCTGTGCCGCCGGATACATGCTGCTGGTAAAACGTCTTTCAGCTCACTACGGCCCATGGACCTTAACCGCAGTACAAAACAGTGCCGGTTGTATTTTCTTCCTGCCCGGATTGTACCTGCTCCTCCGGGACGGCCTTGGTTCCGACCCTCTGCATGTTCTTATGGTGGCCGGATACCTTGGAGCCTTTGTTACCCTCGGAGCCTTCGGACTATACAACGTAGGCATGAGCCGTCTTCCCGCAGGCAAGGCCTCAGCTTTTATCAATCTTGTTCCGGCAATTGCCGCCTTCTTCGGATGGCTCCTGCTGGACGAAACCTTGAATTTTACCCAGCTTATAGCCTCTGCAATAATTTTCGCAGGCGTGGGTCTGGCCCAAAGCGGCGGCAAAATCAATGTTAAATTGCTGGCCAATTTCCCACGCAAAGCATTTCTAAAATATAAAAACTGA
- a CDS encoding BMP family ABC transporter substrate-binding protein, with protein sequence MKRIFAAFLFLIFAFGTAWADQPVVGFVTGASGLGDLSYNDMSYGGIRKAQQEFNFKLIILEPEEDGESTEESFTKLIRQSDIIILVGAQHAEMVKRNAPKFPNKKFILSEVPLDGMNNISSVFFAQGEGSFLAGALAALTSKTGIIGFIGGTPVPQVRQFEQGYVDGAKYAVPEIKLEIDYVSPLGDFSGFNAPAKGYNMAMGQYKEGADIIFTVAGLTGNGVIEAARRSGKYAIGVDSDQDSLAKGFVLTSMIKKLDVAAYNELKSVMQGKFKAGPTSYGLKQNGVALSEMKYTRDKIPAAVLKKVDEIRNKIINGEIKVQFRENSK encoded by the coding sequence ATGAAAAGAATCTTTGCCGCATTTTTATTCTTAATTTTTGCATTTGGTACAGCTTGGGCGGACCAACCAGTTGTAGGATTTGTTACCGGAGCCTCTGGGTTGGGCGATCTATCATATAACGACATGTCCTACGGCGGAATCCGCAAAGCCCAGCAGGAATTCAATTTCAAACTAATCATCCTGGAACCAGAAGAAGACGGCGAATCAACAGAAGAATCCTTTACTAAACTTATCCGTCAGTCAGATATTATCATCCTTGTGGGTGCTCAGCATGCGGAAATGGTCAAAAGAAACGCCCCTAAATTCCCAAACAAAAAATTTATTCTCAGCGAAGTTCCGTTGGACGGGATGAATAACATTTCCTCGGTCTTCTTTGCACAGGGAGAAGGATCTTTTCTGGCCGGTGCATTAGCGGCACTGACCAGCAAAACCGGAATAATCGGATTCATAGGCGGCACCCCGGTTCCACAGGTTCGCCAGTTCGAGCAGGGCTATGTTGACGGAGCAAAATATGCTGTTCCGGAAATTAAGCTTGAAATAGACTATGTAAGCCCGCTAGGAGATTTTTCAGGTTTCAATGCCCCGGCCAAAGGGTACAACATGGCTATGGGCCAATACAAAGAAGGGGCGGACATAATATTCACCGTAGCCGGACTAACCGGAAACGGAGTGATCGAAGCAGCACGACGCAGCGGCAAATATGCCATCGGGGTTGATTCGGATCAGGATTCACTAGCCAAAGGATTTGTGCTGACCAGCATGATCAAGAAGCTGGATGTGGCGGCCTACAACGAACTAAAATCCGTCATGCAAGGCAAATTCAAAGCAGGTCCAACCAGTTACGGTTTAAAGCAAAACGGAGTTGCCTTGAGTGAAATGAAATACACCCGCGACAAAATCCCCGCTGCTGTGCTAAAAAAAGTAGATGAAATCAGAAATAAAATAATCAACGGTGAAATCAAAGTTCAGTTCAGGGAAAATTCCAAATAA
- a CDS encoding glutamate synthase produces the protein MCRLFALTSRDPISPMLAINALNTMKEGHDGSGVGLCLRGLGGRFEEELQGCPILSGIFTEAGLRRLEQYTMDHGFKSQYSILYTPETEPPEGTPVRGTYAAIAYKVPRGWKELTAAQQGQKLVEMRLELRKMGEEDGDIMVFSFWPDTIIVKEVGDPLEIGEWLQLGANRNLYARHILAQGRQNTNYAINLYACHPFFIEGVASMTNGENTAFIPIMEYMQSRNVTGYSGYQSDSEVFTHIAHYTTKRLGLDIRAYKHVITPLMDHEMADHPDREFLATLKRSCRKMIIDGPNCIIGTLDDGSMFMVQDRKKLRPGIVGGKDGIYAFSSEVCGIDAVIPDRDKSKDFQPMHLDTVIVGPDCKEIETCSQKDQLPRQL, from the coding sequence ATGTGCCGTTTATTTGCGCTTACAAGTCGCGATCCTATTTCACCCATGCTGGCCATCAATGCCCTCAATACAATGAAAGAAGGTCATGACGGCTCCGGCGTGGGTCTCTGTCTCAGAGGACTGGGCGGTCGTTTTGAGGAAGAGTTACAGGGCTGTCCCATCCTTTCCGGTATTTTTACCGAAGCAGGCCTGCGCAGACTGGAACAGTATACCATGGACCACGGTTTTAAGTCCCAGTACAGCATTCTTTACACCCCCGAGACCGAGCCACCGGAAGGCACTCCCGTTCGCGGAACATATGCGGCTATCGCATACAAGGTTCCCAGAGGCTGGAAGGAACTTACTGCCGCGCAGCAGGGGCAGAAACTGGTTGAAATGCGTCTTGAACTTCGCAAGATGGGTGAAGAAGACGGCGATATCATGGTTTTCTCTTTCTGGCCCGATACTATCATTGTAAAAGAAGTCGGTGATCCCCTTGAGATCGGTGAATGGCTTCAGCTCGGTGCCAACCGTAACCTCTACGCCCGTCACATTCTGGCGCAGGGCAGGCAGAACACCAACTACGCCATCAACCTTTACGCCTGCCACCCCTTCTTTATTGAAGGCGTCGCCTCCATGACCAACGGCGAGAACACCGCATTTATCCCCATTATGGAATATATGCAGTCCAGAAATGTAACCGGATACTCCGGCTATCAGTCCGACTCCGAGGTTTTTACTCATATCGCCCATTACACCACCAAACGTCTGGGGCTGGATATCCGTGCCTACAAGCACGTCATCACTCCGCTCATGGATCATGAGATGGCTGATCACCCGGACCGTGAGTTTCTGGCGACCCTCAAGCGTTCCTGCCGCAAGATGATCATCGACGGACCCAACTGTATTATCGGAACTCTTGATGACGGTTCCATGTTCATGGTTCAGGATCGCAAAAAACTTCGTCCCGGTATTGTGGGCGGCAAAGACGGCATCTATGCCTTCTCTTCCGAAGTTTGCGGCATTGATGCCGTCATTCCCGATCGTGACAAGTCCAAGGACTTCCAGCCCATGCACCTCGATACAGTAATCGTCGGACCCGACTGCAAGGAGATAGAAACATGCTCACAGAAAGACCAATTACCCCGTCAACTTTAG
- a CDS encoding 4Fe-4S dicluster domain-containing protein gives MLTERPITPSTLGVRDLNWQIEWDKDLCTQCGRCTSVCPVNAIELGVHRKREIKTPAGLMKKAENEYSIFYGIRQKTDPAYACIGCSMCNMVCPNNAIGPKREEGSTTQKFHNDRGGNPRTRGGRRNSGESLLDQIKFMRISMLTDPALDAGRHEFRLNTLLGRVQSPEESLKTYQEQGWKPPVREIYPLVIGGMSFGAMSPNMWEGLQMGVAYLNEELNMPVRISTGEGGCPPRLLRSRFLKYVILQIASGYFGWDEIIHAIPEMKVDPCAIEIKYGQGAKPGDGGLLMWYKVNKLIAAIRGVPEGVSLPSPPTHQTQYSIEESVAKMIQSMSMAWGFRVPVYPKISASSTSLAVLNNLTRNPYAAGLAIDGEDGGTGAAYNVSMNHMGHPIASNLRDCYNALVVTGKQNELPLIAGGGIGKSGNLAANAAALIMLGASAVQVGKYVMQAGAGCLGSEKDRCNVCNIGVCPKGITSQDPRLYRRLDPEKVAERVVDFYLSFDTEIKKIIAPLGRSTSLPIGMADALGISDRAAADRLGIKYVV, from the coding sequence ATGCTCACAGAAAGACCAATTACCCCGTCAACTTTAGGCGTTAGAGACCTGAACTGGCAGATCGAGTGGGACAAGGATCTCTGTACCCAGTGCGGTCGCTGCACCTCTGTCTGTCCGGTCAACGCCATTGAACTCGGTGTTCACCGCAAGCGCGAGATTAAGACTCCCGCCGGCCTGATGAAGAAAGCCGAGAATGAATATTCCATTTTTTACGGCATCCGCCAGAAGACCGACCCGGCCTACGCTTGTATCGGCTGTTCCATGTGCAACATGGTCTGTCCCAACAACGCCATCGGTCCCAAGCGCGAAGAAGGTTCCACCACTCAGAAATTCCACAACGACCGCGGCGGCAATCCCCGTACTCGTGGTGGACGCCGCAATTCCGGCGAATCTCTGCTGGACCAGATCAAATTCATGCGTATCTCCATGCTCACCGACCCCGCACTTGATGCCGGTCGTCATGAGTTCCGTTTGAACACCCTGCTTGGTCGAGTGCAGTCCCCTGAAGAAAGTTTGAAAACTTATCAGGAACAGGGCTGGAAACCTCCGGTTCGCGAAATCTACCCGCTGGTTATCGGCGGCATGTCCTTCGGGGCCATGTCTCCCAACATGTGGGAAGGTCTCCAGATGGGTGTGGCTTACCTGAACGAAGAACTGAATATGCCCGTGCGTATCTCCACCGGTGAGGGTGGCTGTCCTCCCAGACTGCTCCGTTCACGCTTTCTTAAATACGTTATTCTCCAGATCGCGTCCGGTTATTTCGGCTGGGATGAAATCATCCACGCCATTCCGGAAATGAAGGTCGACCCCTGCGCCATCGAGATCAAGTACGGTCAGGGTGCAAAGCCCGGTGATGGCGGCCTGCTCATGTGGTACAAGGTTAACAAACTCATCGCCGCAATTCGCGGTGTGCCCGAGGGTGTCAGCCTGCCCAGTCCCCCGACTCACCAGACCCAGTATTCCATTGAGGAATCTGTAGCCAAGATGATCCAGTCCATGAGTATGGCCTGGGGATTCAGGGTCCCGGTCTATCCTAAGATTTCCGCATCCTCCACATCGCTGGCGGTTCTCAACAACCTGACCCGTAACCCTTACGCCGCAGGTCTGGCCATTGACGGTGAAGACGGCGGAACCGGGGCGGCATATAACGTCTCCATGAACCACATGGGACATCCCATCGCCAGTAACCTGCGCGATTGTTACAACGCTCTGGTTGTTACCGGTAAGCAGAACGAACTGCCCCTCATCGCAGGCGGTGGTATCGGTAAATCTGGTAACCTTGCGGCCAACGCTGCTGCATTGATCATGCTCGGCGCGAGTGCCGTTCAGGTCGGTAAGTACGTTATGCAGGCCGGAGCTGGCTGTCTCGGTTCTGAAAAGGACCGCTGCAATGTCTGTAATATCGGCGTGTGTCCCAAGGGTATTACTTCTCAGGACCCCAGACTTTACCGTCGCCTCGATCCTGAAAAGGTAGCTGAAAGGGTTGTTGACTTCTATCTGAGCTTTGACACTGAAATCAAAAAGATTATCGCCCCGCTGGGCCGCTCCACCTCATTGCCCATCGGCATGGCGGATGCGCTTGGTATCAGTGACCGTGCTGCTGCTGACAGACTCGGCATCAAGTACGTGGTTTAA
- a CDS encoding RluA family pseudouridine synthase — protein sequence MSNSELLDIVYADRKIVVVNKPSGLLSVPGRGPENQDCVVTRVQQMFPECRKFPTVHRLDMDTSGLLVLGLTARAVRELVEQFQKRLVKKRYIALLDGIVKEDSGVIEMAFRLDPYNRPYQVYDPIHGKLGITHWRKLGIENGMTRVEFTPHTGRTHQLRVHSAHPQGLGCPIVGDRLYGSGTAPGQLKLHAGYLCFEHPKTKEVMEFEIEPLF from the coding sequence ATGAGCAACTCAGAACTTCTCGATATTGTCTATGCGGATAGAAAAATAGTTGTAGTCAACAAACCCAGTGGACTGCTCTCCGTACCCGGACGCGGACCTGAGAATCAGGATTGTGTTGTCACCCGGGTCCAGCAAATGTTCCCCGAGTGCCGCAAATTTCCCACAGTACACCGGCTGGATATGGATACATCCGGCTTGCTGGTGTTGGGACTCACTGCACGGGCGGTGCGGGAACTGGTGGAGCAGTTTCAGAAAAGACTGGTGAAAAAACGCTATATCGCCCTGCTGGATGGCATAGTAAAGGAAGATAGCGGGGTCATTGAAATGGCTTTCCGCCTTGATCCCTACAACCGCCCCTATCAGGTCTACGACCCAATCCATGGCAAGCTGGGCATCACCCATTGGCGCAAGCTGGGAATTGAAAACGGAATGACCCGCGTAGAATTCACCCCGCATACCGGACGCACCCATCAATTAAGAGTACATTCGGCGCATCCGCAGGGTCTGGGCTGCCCCATAGTAGGCGACAGGCTTTACGGATCAGGCACAGCACCGGGCCAACTCAAGCTGCATGCCGGGTACTTATGTTTTGAACATCCGAAAACCAAAGAAGTCATGGAATTTGAAATTGAGCCGTTGTTTTAA
- a CDS encoding NirD/YgiW/YdeI family stress tolerance protein has translation MSVLFLLLLVIVAAAATSETLDFKSKNVTTVAEARVSGADTKAVVKGHIVRKINDNKYVFQDKTGEIIIDLSPKAGSLPVDANAEIEIEGRVEQDLVFAGIEAQKISVIN, from the coding sequence ATGAGCGTACTTTTTCTTTTACTTCTGGTCATCGTGGCAGCGGCAGCAACTTCTGAAACTCTGGATTTCAAATCCAAGAACGTAACCACCGTTGCTGAAGCTCGTGTGTCTGGTGCTGACACCAAAGCTGTTGTAAAAGGACACATCGTCAGAAAGATCAATGACAATAAATATGTATTTCAGGACAAGACCGGTGAAATCATCATCGACCTCAGCCCGAAAGCGGGATCCCTCCCCGTTGACGCAAATGCTGAGATTGAGATTGAAGGCAGGGTCGAGCAGGACCTCGTCTTCGCCGGAATCGAAGCCCAGAAAATATCCGTTATCAACTAA
- a CDS encoding pyridine nucleotide-disulfide oxidoreductase, producing MATEKICISGLEEGARIESRILEERIQKAVADGARKLEIDAMGQHGIGGRLWISKEEPIDIDVIGTSGQRLGSKGFPGTVINVYGSVSDDVGWLNAGAEIIVHGNGSNGACNAMAQGKVIVNGDIGARGMTMTKTNPRFAPPELWVLGGVGDYFAEFMAGGTAVVCGFEPQNAENVLAFRPCVGMVGGRIFVRGPHGEFSTADAILEPITDADWEWLCDNLKENLAKIGREDVYDSLTERKEWQLIRAKSPFEKTGRKRRSMSEFRSQVWDDELGQGGLIGDLTDLDRSPVPLITSGEMRRFVPVWENRKYQAPCQSSCPTGMPVQRRWQLVRDGLVDEAVDLALAYTPFPATVCGYLCPNLCMEGCTRGVKDLLSVDITKLGREGVNSPAPELPPLSGKKVAVIGGGPAGISVAWQIRRKGHEAVVYDMSDKLGGKITSAIPSSRIPKEVLDSELERVAKVIPHVHMQKKLTADDFAELRQNSDAVVLAIGAQKPRIIPIPGHERITPALDFLKSAMKGKAEVGEKVVIIGAGNVGCDVATECSRLGAKDILLIDIQKPAAFGKERDEAEEVGAKFRYPCFTQEVTEEGVVLKSGEVLPADTVIMSIGDTPDIEFLPDTIALDRGHIVVNEDYQTTEPGVYAIGDAVRPGLLTHAIGHGRETAETLDEIFTGKRPHAEPKDVIDYKRMTLEYFDPRLTEFKDVQECAQECSSCGSCRDCGLCETVCPQAAISRKGLEGKDFEMACDPDKCIGCGFCANVCPCGIWNLVENSPMG from the coding sequence ATGGCAACAGAAAAAATATGCATCAGCGGCCTTGAAGAAGGTGCCCGTATTGAATCCCGCATCCTTGAGGAACGGATTCAAAAAGCGGTTGCCGATGGAGCCCGCAAGCTTGAAATAGACGCCATGGGCCAGCACGGCATTGGCGGACGACTCTGGATTTCCAAGGAAGAACCCATTGATATCGACGTTATCGGAACATCCGGTCAGCGTCTTGGTTCAAAGGGCTTTCCCGGAACTGTGATCAACGTTTACGGCTCAGTTTCTGATGACGTGGGTTGGCTTAACGCAGGCGCCGAGATTATTGTTCACGGTAACGGTTCCAACGGCGCATGTAATGCCATGGCGCAGGGTAAAGTCATTGTTAACGGTGACATCGGTGCCCGCGGCATGACCATGACCAAGACCAACCCCCGTTTCGCCCCGCCTGAACTCTGGGTACTCGGCGGAGTTGGTGACTATTTCGCAGAATTCATGGCTGGCGGTACCGCGGTAGTCTGTGGCTTTGAGCCTCAGAACGCTGAAAACGTACTCGCTTTCCGTCCCTGTGTCGGAATGGTTGGCGGTCGTATTTTCGTACGCGGACCCCACGGAGAATTCTCCACTGCCGACGCTATTCTCGAGCCCATCACCGATGCGGACTGGGAATGGCTCTGCGATAATCTCAAGGAAAACCTCGCTAAAATCGGTCGTGAAGATGTTTATGATTCCCTGACCGAGCGTAAGGAATGGCAGCTTATCCGCGCCAAATCACCTTTTGAAAAGACCGGGCGCAAACGTCGCTCCATGTCTGAGTTCCGTTCTCAGGTCTGGGATGATGAGCTTGGACAGGGTGGTCTCATCGGTGACCTGACCGACCTTGACCGTTCTCCTGTGCCGCTGATCACTTCCGGTGAAATGCGCCGTTTTGTTCCGGTCTGGGAAAACCGTAAATATCAGGCTCCATGCCAGTCTTCCTGCCCCACCGGTATGCCGGTGCAGAGACGCTGGCAGCTGGTCCGTGACGGCCTTGTTGATGAAGCCGTGGACCTTGCTCTTGCATATACTCCTTTTCCAGCAACTGTCTGCGGTTACCTCTGTCCCAACCTTTGTATGGAAGGCTGTACCCGCGGTGTTAAAGATCTTCTTTCAGTGGACATCACCAAGCTGGGTCGCGAGGGCGTGAACAGTCCCGCACCTGAGCTGCCGCCCCTTTCCGGCAAGAAAGTAGCGGTTATCGGCGGTGGTCCCGCTGGTATCTCCGTTGCTTGGCAGATTCGCCGCAAGGGACATGAAGCAGTTGTCTACGACATGTCCGACAAACTCGGAGGCAAGATAACTTCCGCCATTCCTTCCAGCCGTATTCCCAAGGAAGTGCTGGATTCCGAGCTGGAGCGTGTTGCTAAGGTCATCCCCCATGTGCACATGCAGAAGAAGCTGACTGCTGACGATTTTGCCGAACTGCGCCAGAACAGCGATGCAGTTGTGCTCGCCATTGGTGCCCAGAAGCCGCGTATCATTCCCATTCCCGGACATGAGCGCATTACCCCGGCTCTTGATTTCCTCAAGTCTGCCATGAAGGGTAAAGCTGAAGTGGGCGAAAAAGTGGTCATTATCGGTGCCGGTAATGTTGGTTGTGACGTAGCTACCGAATGTTCACGTCTCGGTGCCAAGGACATCCTGCTCATCGATATCCAGAAGCCCGCCGCTTTCGGTAAAGAGCGTGATGAAGCAGAAGAGGTCGGAGCTAAGTTCCGTTACCCCTGCTTCACTCAGGAAGTTACCGAGGAAGGCGTGGTACTCAAGTCCGGCGAAGTTCTTCCGGCTGATACTGTGATCATGTCCATCGGTGATACACCGGATATCGAGTTCCTGCCCGATACCATCGCTCTTGATCGCGGTCATATCGTGGTTAATGAAGATTACCAGACCACCGAACCCGGTGTTTACGCCATCGGTGATGCTGTACGTCCCGGCCTGTTGACCCACGCCATTGGTCATGGTCGCGAGACTGCCGAGACCCTTGATGAAATCTTCACCGGAAAGCGTCCTCACGCTGAACCGAAAGACGTCATCGATTACAAACGCATGACTCTCGAATACTTCGATCCCCGCCTGACTGAATTCAAGGATGTTCAGGAATGTGCTCAGGAATGTTCTTCCTGCGGTTCCTGCCGTGATTGCGGTCTTTGTGAAACAGTCTGTCCGCAGGCTGCTATCTCCCGCAAGGGCCTCGAAGGCAAGGATTTCGAAATGGCTTGCGATCCTGATAAATGCATTGGTTGCGGTTTCTGCGCCAATGTCTGCCCCTGCGGTATCTGGAATCTCGTAGAGAACAGCCCCATGGGTTAA